From the genome of Candidozyma auris chromosome 2, complete sequence, one region includes:
- the HOM3 gene encoding aspartate kinase, with the protein MGSSLPSSAASSYNSVLDFKSIPSGGWIVQKFGGTSVGKFPENIVENIVKEYSKHNRVAVVCSARSSNTKSEGTTSRLLRAADLATDMGDYESLLKVIEDDHANNAKEQIKDKKIQDELVEASRAEVARAKELLHASQIIGEISPRTLDSLMSVGEKLSCLFIAALMRDRGLNSVYVDLSHIIPVDYDMTKGFDDSFYQYLVNELGKIALSVSEDAIPVFTGYFGVVPGGLLNGVGRGYTDLCAALIAVGVSADELQIWKEVDGIFTADPRKVPRARLLDSVTPDEAAELTYYGSEVIHPFTMEQVIKAKIPIRIKNVEKPFGKGTIIYPDNIGRRGEATPPHPPAAYETLPSSYIQSQKRRSATAITAKQNIVVINVHSNKKTLSHGFLAHIFTTLDKYRLVVDLISTSEVHVSMAMQISNEEEHNLKEALKDLRKMGTVDVTRDMTIVSLVGKQMVNFIGIAGNMFKVLADERINIEMISQGANEINISAVINAKDTIRALQSIHAKLLEGNFGFDESESATDIRLSALKAQS; encoded by the coding sequence ATGGGCTCCTCCTTACCTTCTTCAGCTGCCAGCTCGTACAACTCTGTACTTGACTTCAAATCCATTCCTCTGGGCGGCTGGATCGTTCAGAAATTTGGCGGTACATCGGTTGGAAAATTTCCAGAAAACATTGTGGAAAACATCGTGAAAGAGTATAGCAAACATAATCGTGTCGCTGTTGTTTGCTCTGCAAGATCGTCCAACACAAAAAGCGAGGGTACCACATCGAGGCTCCTCAGAGCTGCCGATTTGGCTACTGATATGGGAGACTACGAGAGTCTATTGAAGGTGATTGAAGACGATCATGCTAACAATGCAAAGGAGCAAATAAAGGATAAGAAAATTCAAGAtgagttggtggaggccTCTAGAGCTGAAGTTGCTAGGGCCAAGGAGCTTTTGCATGCATCTCAGATCATTGGGGAAATCAGCCCTAGAACCTTGGACAGTCTTATGTCAGTAGGCGAAAAGTTGTCTTGTCTCTTTATAGCAGCATTGATGAGGGACCGTGGCCTCAATTCCGTCTATGTGGACTTGTCTCATATCATTCCAGTTGACTACGACATGACGAAAGGGTTCGACGATTCTTTCTACCAGTATTTGGTAAATGAATTGGGCAAGATCGCCTTGTCTGTTTCAGAGGATGCAATTCCTGTTTTTACAGGTTACTTTGGTGTTGTTCCCGGTGGCCTTCTAAATGGTGTAGGTCGTGGATACACTGATTTGTGTGCTGCATTGATTGCCGTTGGTGTTCTGGCCGACGAACTTCAAATATGGAAAGAGGTTGATGGTATTTTCACCGCTGATCCAAGAAAGGTACCAAGAGCCAGACTTCTTGACTCTGTCACCCCCGATGAGGCCGCTGAATTAACATACTACGGTTCAGAAGTTATTCATCCTTTTACTATGGAGCAAGTGATCAAAGCAAAAATCCCCATCAGAATCaagaatgtggagaagccATTTGGAAAGGGTACTATAATATATCCTGACAATATaggaagaagaggcgaAGCTACACCTCCCCACCCTCCAGCTGCTTATGAGACTTTACCAAGTTCCTATATTCAATCCCAGAAAAGGAGGTCTGCAACGGCTATTACTGCCAAGCAAAACATAGTCGTTATCAACGTACAttcaaacaagaagaccCTATCTCACGGTTTCTTGGCTCACATCTTCACCACGCTAGATAAATATAGATTGGTGGTAGATTTGATCTCGACTTCGGAAGTTCATGTTTCAATGGCCATGCAAATTctgaatgaagaagagcacaaTCTTAAAGAAGCGTTGAAGGACTTGAGAAAAATGGGTACAGTTGACGTGACCAGAGATATGACTATCGTGTCTCTCGTGGGCAAACAAATGGTTAACTTCATTGGTATTGCTGGTAACATGTTTAAAGTGCTTGCTGACGAACGTATCAATATCGAGATGATCAGTCAGGGTGCCAATGAAATCAACATTTCTGCTGTGATAAATGCTAAGGATACCATTAGAGCATTGCAGTCTATTCATGCCAAGTTGCTCGAGGGAAACTTTGGGTTTGACGAGAGTGAATCAGCTACTGACATCAGATTATCCGCCTTGAAAGCTCAGAGCTAG
- the GVP36 gene encoding Gvp36p: MSFNFASFTNNLKDLGDKVTSEFNNEIMPFAQRTSRMVQERMGKVNVDEISQLPEEYRALAQKCNNVEKLYKNVLKVTQNYENESYDYPTNLQESFTEFSKNITDRVSNLSKATTPAEAQAALINSNTGEFKPPKTLYHALARATDGSVLTSSADKNQDPLVKALDLYSSNLTKIANARIGQDQLIKAKFNKPLSQTLRSLLSQSSSIQKKVEQKRIDYDLARQALSSCTNPSKEPQLRVAMENAEDEFANTVEDGISVMQNVLEHAKPLEELLELIKAQMAYHKLASELFGNMVGEFESLIEENKNLQSKNSGQRNSESGDFDI; encoded by the coding sequence ATGTCGTTCAACTTTGCCAGCTTTaccaacaacttgaaagaCCTTGGTGACAAGGTCACCTCCGAGTTCAACAATGAGATCATGCCCTTCGCCCAAAGAACCTCGAGAATGGTGCAAGAGAGAATGGGAAAGGTCAATGTGGACGAAATCAGTCAATTGCCAGAGGAGTACCGTGCATTGGCACAAAAATGTAACaatgtggagaagttgtACAAAAATGTGTTGAAGGTTACGCAGAATTACGAGAATGAATCGTACGACTACCCAACCAATTTACAGGAGTCGTTCACTGAGTTCAGTAAAAACATCACTGACAGAGTATCGAACTTGTCCAAGGCCACCACGCCCGCCGAGGCTCAGGCGGCGTTGATCAATTCCAACACTGGTGAATTTAAACCACCAAAGACCTTGTACCATGCGCTTGCACGTGCTACCGATGGATCGGTGTTGACGTCTTCGGCAGACAAGAACCAGGACCCCTTGGTGAAGGCGTTAGACTTGTACTCTAGCAACTTAACCAAAATTGCCAATGCCAGAATCGGTCAGGACcagttgatcaaggccaagttcaacaagcCCTTGAGCCAAACATTGAGATCGTTGCTTTCGCAAAGCTCTAGCAttcagaagaaagtggaGCAGAAGAGAATAGACTACGACTTAGCTAGACAGGCTTTGAGCAGCTGCACTAACCCATCGAAGGAGCCTCAACTCAGAGTTGCCATGGAGAATGCCGAAGATGAGTTTGCCAATACAGTGGAAGATGGCATCAGTGTGATGCAAAACGTGTTAGAGCACGCCAAGCCTctcgaggagcttttggaattgatcaaggcaCAAATGGCATACCACAAGTTAGCAAGCGAATTGTTCGGAAATATGGTGGGTGAGTTTGAATCGTTAatcgaagaaaacaaaaacttACAGTCAAAGAACTCCGGTCAGCGCAATTCCGAGTCTGGTGATTTCGATATCTAG